A stretch of Gossypium hirsutum isolate 1008001.06 chromosome A06, Gossypium_hirsutum_v2.1, whole genome shotgun sequence DNA encodes these proteins:
- the LOC107963125 gene encoding uncharacterized protein translates to MENFRNVLADCELLDVGFSGNRFTWERGNLPETNIWERLDRGVTNDAWMSLFPEVTIQHMPHSFSDHCPLLITKVFKFEAWWIMEESFNEEVKNLWESSSGSLFQKLDILKEGLRRWASQIHFDRRRRKDMLTARLSKLEGDDRDDINLAELIDCKIQLNFEIEKDERYWEQRARINWLKFGDKNTAFFHSQAT, encoded by the coding sequence ATGGAGAATTTTCGTAATGTTTTAGCGGATTGTGAGCTTTTGGATGTGGGTTTTTCTGGGAACAGGTTTACGTGGGAAAGAGGAAATCTACCCGAAACAAATATTTGGGAACGACTTGATCGTGGAGTTACCAATGATGCATGGATGAGTTTGTTTCCAGAGGTCACTATTCAGCATATGCCTCattctttttcagatcattgtcCTCTCTTAATTACTAAAGTTTTCAAGTTTGAAGCATGGTGGATAATGGAAGAGTCTTTTAATGAAGAAGTCAAAAATTTATGGGAGTCCTCATCTGGGAGCCTATTTCAAAAGCTAGATATCTTAAAGGAGGGACTGAGACGATGGGCAAGTCAGATTCATTTTGATAGAAGAAGGAGAAAGGATATGCTCACAGCTAGACTATCAAAACTTGAAGGGGATGATAGAGATGATATCAACCTGGCAGAATTGATTGATTGTAAAATTCAATTGAACTTTGAGATTGAGAAAGACGAACGTTATTGGGAACAACGGGCTCGAATAAATTGGCTGAAATTTGGGGATAAGAATACTGCATTTTTTCATAGTCAAGCGACGTAg